CAACGAAAAAACCAGAAAGAGTAATAGGAATGCACTTCTTTAACCCCCCAGTTTTAATGCCACTAGTAGAAATAATAAAAGGAAAATTAACATCAGATAACACTGTAAAAGAAACGTTTCAAGTTACGAAAAACTTAGGAAAGGAACCGGTATTAGCTAAAAAGGATATCCCGGGATTTATAGTAACTAGGATACTTTTCAGATTGTTAGAAACTTCATGTTACCTAGTTGAGTCAGGGAAAGCTACAATAGAAGACGTAGACTATACAGCAAAAACAGAATTAGGATTTCCAATGGGAGTATTCTTACTTCAAGATAATATAGGAATAGATGTAGATTATTTGATTATGAATTCAATGACAAAAAGAGGTTTTGAAATATATAATTGTGAAATAATCAAAGAGAAATTTGAAAAAAAGGAATACGGAGTAAAATCTGGTAAGGGATTTTACACTCATCCAGCTAAAATAGTTTCAGGAAAAATCATAGATCCTTCCTTCATTATATCGTCTGCAGTGAATGAAGCTTATTTCTTATTAAAAGAGGATGTAGCATCTAAAGATGATATAGACAAATCATGTAAATTAGGACTAGGATGGCCAAAAGGAATATTCGATTACGCTAATCAGATAGGATTAGACAAAATAAGAAATATATTGGAATTTCTAGAAAAAGAAACTGGAGAAAAGCATTTCGAACCACAATTTTAGATTTTTCTAAGAATCTGAAGAAGAAAAAATTCTATTTGAGCCTTTTAAATTGCTCCTCTGATCATTATTAGTGTGAACTACTCCACACTTACTACAGAGCATCCCAACCTAGCGATTTCCTGCTTCTTTAGGGAAACTTACTGTACACCACCTCACTAGGTAATATACAGTAGAGGTTCAACATTCACAGGCAGTCTAACCCTCATCAGCCAGCTCTTACAGCCAAGTAGGGCAAAATAAAAATGTTTTTCCTACATATATCTATAAGGGGCTATCCATTCCCAGCCTTTCTGATGGAGACTTCCGCCCCCTTAACCCCCATTTATATTAAAGTTATGAAACCGCTTTTATTTATGAACACTAAGATGACTCTTACTCCCTAGTAAAAAGGATACTGTATGCGTATAACTACTGTATTTAATAATTTTTATATTAAAACTCAAAATTAAAGATTTAGCTAGCTTCACTAATAATATTTGAGAATTCATTAGCTTCGTCTTGTATTGCACTACCCATAGATAAGGAAGATAAATCATTGGACTTTATAGCCTGAAATATTTGAGTAGGAGTATATCCAGACTGAGACAATATTACTGGCAAATTACCTCCATCAACTGATTGCAAATCCCCAATTAACATCCAAGTTCCTTTTGGCCCACTAATAATTACCATCGTGGTAATATGATTAGGATTACCTAGATAAGCTATTGGTGCATCTTGATTAGGCATATTTTCACTTAATTCGTATTGATATATTATATTGTATAATCCAGAAGGTAATTCAGACTGTAACTCTGCTTCTTCCACTGGAATTATATTATTAGTTGAAATAAAAGTACCATTAGGTAAACTAGCAGTTCCATTTGAAGTATATATTCTTCCTAATATATATATAGGAATAAAGTTTACGTTAGAGTTAGGCGTAAATCCATTGAAAATCAATCCAGGAACTCTACCAGAATAACTACTTGACAATTG
This genomic window from Acidianus manzaensis contains:
- a CDS encoding 3-hydroxyacyl-CoA dehydrogenase, which produces MKINKFTVIGAGTMGHGIAELALIAGYEVWLNDVNDEILKNALNKIKWSLTELQKKGKLKGETDQILSRIHTTSNLEEALKDTDFMVEAVIEDINLKSKIFAKADEVSDGILATNTSSLPISEIAESTKKPERVIGMHFFNPPVLMPLVEIIKGKLTSDNTVKETFQVTKNLGKEPVLAKKDIPGFIVTRILFRLLETSCYLVESGKATIEDVDYTAKTELGFPMGVFLLQDNIGIDVDYLIMNSMTKRGFEIYNCEIIKEKFEKKEYGVKSGKGFYTHPAKIVSGKIIDPSFIISSAVNEAYFLLKEDVASKDDIDKSCKLGLGWPKGIFDYANQIGLDKIRNILEFLEKETGEKHFEPQF
- a CDS encoding DUF929 domain-containing protein, translated to MGSKVTKNNKRKKKQQSDSKLIYIPFIVLAVILVAIFVVPAITHNSQAASDPFFQFYKVSSQDFASGNNVNVYFISWYGCPLGATNSWGLYIALSHYGVLNASPNYSDVEQLSSSYSGRVPGLIFNGFTPNSNVNFIPIYILGRIYTSNGTASLPNGTFISTNNIIPVEEAELQSELPSGLYNIIYQYELSENMPNQDAPIAYLGNPNHITTMVIISGPKGTWMLIGDLQSVDGGNLPVILSQSGYTPTQIFQAIKSNDLSSLSMGSAIQDEANEFSNIISEAS